The following are from one region of the Cytobacillus firmus genome:
- a CDS encoding IS3 family transposase (programmed frameshift), which translates to MSKNIYNEFQIKELEKNPNVLCASERSISYSPEFKLKAVTDYKNGKAPSQIFIEQGFDLDMIGKKQPQRCLKRWRDSYERFGKEGFLTERRGKGSTGRPSLKQLSVEEKLKKAEARIKFLEAENGLLKKAGRVRKAGVEEETILTAAEKFSLIEKTIRIHQLNKVVSYLCELAGVSRSGYYDWLKAAPLRAQRDDQDELDIELIREIFISKREKVGALQIKMVMENEYSAVMNHKKIRRLMAKYNLVAKIRKANPYRKMAKATQEHRTCPNLLDREFNQEVPGKVLLTDITYLYYGKGQKAYLSCVKDGATKEILAYYLSTSLEMDIVYKTLKKLKTAVGNHFHPEAILHSDQGMHYTHPLFQSKVKRLGLTQSMSRKGNCWDNAPMESFFGHFKDLSEYKSLDNIKDVKKEVDRVIEEYNHHRYQWGLNKMTPAQYRGHLLAA; encoded by the exons ATGAGTAAGAATATTTATAATGAATTTCAAATTAAAGAGCTTGAAAAGAATCCTAATGTTTTATGCGCTTCTGAAAGGTCAATCTCCTATAGTCCTGAGTTTAAGCTAAAAGCAGTTACGGATTATAAAAATGGAAAAGCACCGTCGCAAATCTTTATTGAACAGGGCTTCGACCTGGACATGATCGGTAAGAAACAACCCCAGCGTTGTCTTAAACGTTGGAGGGATTCATATGAAAGGTTTGGAAAGGAAGGTTTCCTTACGGAACGTAGAGGCAAAGGGAGTACCGGGCGTCCTTCTTTAAAGCAACTTTCCGTAGAAGAGAAATTAAAAAAAGCTGAAGCAAGAATTAAATTCCTTGAGGCAGAGAATG GACTTCTTAAAAAAGCTGGAAGAGTTAGAAAGGCAGGCGTTGAAGAAGAAACGATATTAACGGCAGCTGAGAAGTTTTCGCTGATCGAGAAAACAATCAGAATTCATCAGTTAAATAAAGTTGTTTCCTACCTGTGTGAACTGGCAGGTGTCAGTCGAAGTGGCTACTATGATTGGTTGAAGGCTGCACCATTGCGGGCACAACGTGACGATCAGGATGAATTGGACATAGAGTTAATCCGAGAAATTTTCATAAGCAAAAGAGAAAAAGTAGGTGCCCTCCAGATTAAAATGGTTATGGAGAATGAGTATTCAGCTGTAATGAACCACAAGAAGATTAGACGTTTAATGGCAAAATATAATCTTGTAGCTAAGATAAGGAAAGCCAATCCATATCGTAAGATGGCTAAGGCAACTCAGGAACATCGAACCTGCCCTAACCTTCTTGACCGTGAATTCAATCAGGAAGTGCCAGGAAAAGTTCTGCTTACTGATATTACTTATCTTTATTATGGAAAGGGCCAAAAAGCATATTTATCCTGCGTAAAGGACGGAGCTACAAAAGAAATTCTTGCCTACTACCTTTCCACGTCTTTAGAGATGGATATTGTTTATAAAACGTTAAAAAAGTTAAAGACAGCTGTTGGCAACCACTTTCATCCAGAGGCCATATTGCATTCTGACCAAGGAATGCACTACACGCATCCTCTATTCCAAAGCAAAGTAAAAAGGCTTGGCCTAACTCAGTCAATGTCCCGAAAGGGAAACTGTTGGGATAACGCACCAATGGAAAGTTTCTTTGGACATTTTAAAGACTTATCAGAGTATAAATCACTTGATAATATAAAGGATGTAAAGAAAGAAGTAGATCGTGTAATCGAAGAATATAATCATCATCGTTATCAATGGGGCTTAAATAAAATGACCCCGGCACAATACCGGGGTCACTTATTAGCTGCATAG
- a CDS encoding TIGR04086 family membrane protein: MEESKNFGSAVLYGIIAIFAIAVAGSLIFSLLLRFTSLQESSLQYIITAVSFISLFAGGFISGGKGKQKGWLLGGLTGLVYSIVIFLFQYLGHDSLFNMEQMIYHTCFTLTAMMGGILGVNLNTKRTA, encoded by the coding sequence ATAGAAGAATCTAAGAATTTTGGAAGCGCCGTACTTTATGGTATTATTGCGATTTTTGCCATTGCCGTCGCCGGCAGTCTCATTTTTTCACTGCTCCTTCGGTTTACATCACTGCAGGAGTCTTCTTTACAGTATATTATTACTGCTGTTTCATTCATTTCTCTATTTGCAGGCGGGTTCATTTCCGGAGGCAAGGGGAAGCAAAAAGGCTGGCTTCTCGGAGGCTTAACCGGTCTTGTTTACTCAATCGTAATTTTTCTTTTTCAATATTTGGGACATGACAGTTTATTTAATATGGAGCAAATGATATACCACACCTGTTTCACACTTACGGCCATGATGGGCGGTATATTGGGAGTGAACCTCAACACCAAAAGAACCGCATAA
- a CDS encoding DUF421 domain-containing protein, with protein MEEYLIIVVRTLFLYAVILLIFRLMGKREIGELSILDLVVYIMIAELAVVAIETPDSNILKNVLPMLLLMVVQIVLAIFSLKSKTFRDVVDGKPTIIINKGKIDENAMRKQRYNFDDLLLQLREKDIAKISDVEFAILESSGTLSVFERKGSKDGGITIPLIIDGTIQKTNLETINKSDFWLRQELRKEGYKEISDISFCSYENGQFYVDLFDERK; from the coding sequence GTGGAAGAATATCTAATCATCGTTGTAAGAACCTTATTTCTGTATGCAGTCATTCTTCTCATTTTTAGACTGATGGGCAAAAGGGAAATTGGGGAACTAAGCATCCTGGACCTGGTCGTCTATATCATGATTGCTGAACTTGCAGTTGTCGCGATTGAAACTCCGGATTCAAATATTTTAAAAAATGTGCTTCCCATGCTCCTTTTGATGGTTGTACAAATTGTATTGGCCATATTCTCCCTGAAAAGCAAAACTTTCAGGGACGTAGTTGATGGCAAGCCGACTATTATTATTAATAAAGGAAAAATAGATGAAAATGCCATGAGGAAGCAGCGGTATAACTTTGATGACCTGCTTCTGCAGTTAAGAGAAAAAGATATTGCCAAAATCTCTGATGTGGAGTTTGCCATCCTTGAATCCTCCGGTACGCTGTCAGTGTTTGAAAGAAAAGGCAGTAAAGACGGGGGGATAACAATCCCTTTAATTATAGATGGCACGATTCAGAAAACGAATCTGGAAACGATTAATAAAAGTGACTTTTGGCTGCGTCAGGAACTCCGAAAAGAGGGGTATAAAGAGATATCCGATATTTCATTCTGCAGTTATGAAAATGGACAATTTTATGTGGATTTATTTGATGAAAGAAAATAA
- the spoVB gene encoding stage V sporulation protein B: MSKFLKGTMILLAAGLVTRVLGFINRIVIARFIGEEGVGLYMMAFPTMILVVTITQLGLPVAISKNVAEAEAKGDTAKIKKILIVSLATTISLSIVFTPALILLAPLLSETLFTDNRTHLPLMAIAPIVPIIAVSSVIRGYFQGRQNMKPAAYSQMIEQIVRISLIALMTKAFLPYGIEYAAAGAMLAAVIGELASLLYLMTTFKLKKKFRVRKQFFKYVSSGKGTFNELMTVALPTTGSRMIGSVAWFFEPIVVAQSLALAGVAAAAATKQYGALTGFAMPLLMLPSFITYSLSTSLVPAISEANSQNNMRLIEYRLQQALRFAFITGGLAVVVLYILSDQLMEVMYGSSSGSHFIKLMAPFFLFYYYQGPLQATLQALNLARAAMINSLIGAVVKTAVIFLLASQPAFGINGVAMGILTGTVLVTMLHFATVLKAISFTFFVRDYLKTFIAMIVSGGLGLWMLKDILAPDMNTALRVILISAVITIVYIILLLILKLIRKNDLIRIPGIGKMISRLAFK, from the coding sequence ATGTCCAAATTTCTGAAAGGTACCATGATCCTGCTCGCTGCAGGGCTTGTGACCAGGGTCCTTGGCTTTATTAACAGAATTGTCATTGCCCGATTTATTGGAGAAGAAGGTGTTGGCCTCTATATGATGGCCTTTCCCACCATGATTCTTGTCGTCACCATCACACAGCTTGGGCTGCCGGTTGCTATTTCTAAAAATGTAGCCGAGGCAGAGGCAAAAGGCGATACAGCAAAAATCAAGAAAATATTAATTGTTTCCTTAGCGACGACCATCTCGCTTTCCATTGTTTTCACTCCCGCTTTAATATTGCTTGCTCCATTATTATCAGAGACACTCTTTACTGATAACCGGACCCATTTGCCTTTAATGGCAATCGCTCCAATTGTGCCCATCATTGCAGTTTCCTCTGTCATTCGGGGTTATTTCCAGGGCAGACAGAACATGAAGCCTGCTGCCTATTCCCAGATGATTGAGCAGATAGTCCGAATCAGTCTGATTGCTTTAATGACTAAGGCATTCCTGCCATATGGAATTGAATATGCGGCTGCGGGCGCCATGCTGGCAGCAGTCATCGGGGAGCTTGCATCATTGCTTTACTTGATGACCACATTTAAGCTTAAAAAGAAGTTCAGAGTCAGGAAACAATTTTTTAAATATGTGTCTTCCGGAAAAGGTACATTTAACGAATTGATGACCGTTGCTCTCCCAACGACAGGAAGCAGAATGATCGGTTCTGTCGCCTGGTTTTTTGAACCGATCGTGGTAGCGCAGAGCTTGGCACTTGCAGGTGTGGCAGCAGCTGCGGCTACGAAGCAGTATGGTGCTCTAACGGGCTTTGCCATGCCTCTTCTGATGCTGCCATCGTTTATTACTTATTCTTTGTCAACTTCTCTTGTTCCCGCTATAAGCGAGGCAAATTCCCAAAATAATATGCGGCTGATCGAATACCGGCTTCAGCAAGCCCTTCGTTTCGCATTCATTACCGGGGGTCTCGCAGTGGTGGTTCTTTACATCCTTTCCGATCAGTTGATGGAAGTGATGTACGGCTCCTCAAGCGGCTCTCATTTTATTAAACTGATGGCTCCATTTTTCCTGTTTTATTATTATCAGGGACCTCTTCAGGCAACTTTACAGGCATTGAATCTTGCCCGTGCTGCCATGATCAACAGCTTGATTGGAGCTGTTGTAAAGACGGCCGTTATCTTTCTCCTTGCCAGCCAGCCTGCATTTGGGATAAATGGCGTTGCGATGGGGATATTGACTGGTACAGTCCTGGTGACAATGCTTCACTTTGCAACCGTTCTGAAAGCTATTTCTTTTACTTTTTTCGTAAGGGATTATCTAAAAACGTTTATAGCAATGATTGTATCAGGAGGCTTAGGGTTATGGATGCTAAAAGACATCCTTGCCCCAGACATGAATACAGCATTAAGGGTTATTTTGATATCCGCAGTTATCACAATTGTCTATATCATCCTTTTATTAATCTTAAAGCTTATTAGAAAGAATGACTTAATTCGTATTCCAGGAATCGGCAAAATGATATCCAGGCTGGCATTTAAATAA
- a CDS encoding post-transcriptional regulator, with protein MKIGHEYDYFRTTVKPALESKLDEFRLLGYKKVSEQELWGYLTKKKWKKPKENVRLFEIVEEVMEVKVSEYIHYATMEAFKEAEFDLDNEEERKKLLK; from the coding sequence ATGAAAATCGGCCATGAATATGATTATTTTCGCACTACGGTAAAACCTGCATTGGAAAGCAAACTGGATGAATTTCGGCTTCTGGGATATAAAAAGGTGTCTGAACAGGAGCTCTGGGGATATCTGACAAAGAAAAAGTGGAAAAAACCAAAAGAAAATGTCAGGCTATTTGAAATTGTGGAAGAAGTAATGGAGGTAAAAGTGAGTGAATACATTCACTATGCTACCATGGAGGCTTTTAAAGAAGCTGAATTTGATTTAGATAATGAAGAAGAACGAAAAAAACTATTAAAGTAG